A window of the Anthonomus grandis grandis chromosome 9, icAntGran1.3, whole genome shotgun sequence genome harbors these coding sequences:
- the LOC126740700 gene encoding piggyBac transposable element-derived protein 3-like has product MQQDTNFSGYYWKRPLTLNELLAEAEELELGDDAVPTEIVIFPPENDDITDEDSGDEGNVDINNLPGGQLGDNAEFMDMAPPAEHNSVDESMVPYYGRHPTKQFIRGKPIRWGYKIWTGTNRLGYIEWFEPYQGSNTKLSDEYKPLEMGASIVLEFVDALKASQKDMNYHIFFDNLLTSLPLLSELKSRGVKGTRIIRENRLSKNCPIVTAGEIKKQPRGNFDYATTEENEIVVCKWHDNSIVNIASNYSMVFPTIQVKRFSKKDNKVILVPQPHIIKIYNENMGGVDRADQIISLYRTCIRGKK; this is encoded by the exons ATGCAACAAGACACAAATTTTTCCGg ttattactGGAAAAGACCTTTGACTCTCAACGAACTCTTAGCTGAGGCAGAGGAGTTGGAACTTGGTGATGACGCAGTTCCCACTGAAATAGTGATTTTCCCACCTGAAAACGATGATATAACAGATGAAGACAGTGGCGATGAAGGTAACGTGGACATAAATAACCTACCTGGAGGACAGCTTGGAGATAATGCTgag TTTATGGATATGGCCCCTCCAGCCGAGCATAACAGTGTAGACGAGTCGATGGTGCCCTACTACGGAAGACATCCAACGAAACAATTCATTCGTGGGAAACCCATTCGCTGGGGATATAAAATATGGACTGGAACCAACAGATTAGGATATATTGAGTGGTTTGAGCCATATCAAGGTTCAAATACTAAACTGTCAGATGAATATAAGCCTTTAGAAATGGGCGCAAGTATTGTCCTTGAGTTCGTAGATGCTTTAAAGGCCTCTCAAAAAGACATGAATTACCACatcttttttgacaatttactTACGTCGTTGCCGCTGCTTTCTGAATTAAAATCTAGAGGCGTAAAAGGTACTAGAATAATTCGGGAAAATCgtttatcaaaaaattgccCAATAGTGACAGCCGGTGAAATAAAGAAACAACCACGTGGTAATTTTGACTATGCTACAACAGAAGAGAATGAAATTGTGGTCTGCAAGTGGCATGACAATAGTATTGTCAACATCGCTTCCAATTATTCTATGGTTTTTCCAACTATACAAGTCAAAAGATTTTCTAAGAAAGATAACAAGGTGATTCTCGTCCCACAGCCGcatattatcaaaatatataacGAAAACATGGGCGGAGTAGACAGGGCAGACCAAATCATAAGTTTATACAGAACATGCATTCGAGGCAAAAAATAG
- the LOC126740699 gene encoding piggyBac transposable element-derived protein 3-like: MDNLLGKEEEIINEKLVSSSKEEEEEDRIPLSVLRENLKMVKQSVNPLKRKSWRRDDTFAPPNFEGSSSECSAELRYDWLTKSYLAMYFKDELFQKVCDCTNARMYWAKTTKVSAIADIMIRDRFFAIRSNLKIVIDGSIAEEVRRSDKFWKVRLIIKAVWQGCLQLPREKVVAVDEQIIPFTETCKMKEFVRGKPNPEGLKNFVVAAPDGLVIDFELYQGKDTFPDDSVK; the protein is encoded by the exons ATGGATAATTTATTAGggaaagaagaagaaataattaatgaaaaactaGTAAGCAGCAGTaaggaggaagaagaagaagatagaaTTCCTCTTAGTGTCCTaagagaaaacttaaaaatggtcAAGCAATCTGTGAATCCTTTAAAGCGAAAGTCTTGGAGAAGAGATGATACTTTTGCacctccaaattttgaaggctcctCTAGTGAATGCAGCGCAGAGCTCCGGTACGATTGGCTTACAAAATCGTATTTAGCCATGTACTTTAAAGATGAGTTATTCCAAAAAGTGTGTGATTGCACAAATGCAAG AATGTACTGGGCAAAAACCACTAAAGTTTCAGCTATTGCAGATATAATGATTCGAGatagattttttgctataagaagTAACCTTAAAATCGTCATTGATGGCAGCATCGCTGAAGAGGTACGCAGGTctgacaaattttggaaagtacgTCTTATTATAAAAGCAGTATGGCAGGGTTGTTTGCAGCTACCTAGAGAGAAAGTGGTTGCTGTAGATGAACAGATAATTCCATTTACAGAGACTTGTAAAATGAAGGAGTTCGTTAGAGGAAAGCCAAATCCAGAgggcttaaaaaattttgttgttgctGCCCCTGATGGTCTTGTCATAGACTTTGAATTATATCAAGGAAAAGATACTTTTCCAGATGATTCTGTAAAATGA